Proteins encoded by one window of Dreissena polymorpha isolate Duluth1 chromosome 11, UMN_Dpol_1.0, whole genome shotgun sequence:
- the LOC127850276 gene encoding uncharacterized protein LOC127850276 isoform X12, producing MIMYLVHTSIKTVTGIDRSWNDKTFLYPPSSMKMNSPETPIIMLPWYSLTVACVANDSNANCRITWASNLSELNLSSATRNRHRHIVSTVHVNVTKGDSGHTIRCRTECVEFNVNFTEVYAIDLPRPPAITIRPAHKESVTGNLVGALKCEVDSNPIRNISWIATQTNDTEINCHNSTVCLLQLNETTVDSVTQYARFAVNVHGQDHKSFNATNADGDTATDGSEGKLVFMNAFMISVVSLVACFGLFLGCFIYKRLTQSDEVIRPKGMSSDVETNFQPSTPGNASVQHEIREPRYANNLASNIDRSFTQVDREGQLIYADIDIEFLEQNRTTRPPPGDIDYTVYTSVRFTKGNERN from the exons ATGATAATGTACCTGGTACATACCAGCATAAAAACAGTGACTGGAATCGACAGGTCTTGGAATGACAAGACATTTCTAT ATCCACCATCCAGCATGAAAATGAATAGTCCAGAAACACCGATCATTATGCTGCCATGGTATTCGTTGACCGTCGCATGCGTGGCAAATGACAGTAATGCAAACTGTCGAATCACATGGGCGTCGAATCTTTCTGAGTTAAATCTGAGCAGTGCAACACGCAATCGTCATCGACATATCGTGTCGACGGTACATGTCAATGTGACCAAGGGCGATTCAGGTCACACCATACGTTGCCGTACAGAATGTGTGGAATTCAACGTTAATTTCACGGAGGTCTATGCTATCGACCTGCCAC GTCCGCCAGCAATCACTATTCGCCCTGCACACAAGGAAAGTGTCACCGGGAATCTTGTAGGCGCATTGAAATGTGAAGTGGACAGCAATCCAATCAGAAACATTTCATGGATTGCTACACAAACTAACGACACCGAGATAAATTGTCACAATTCAACAGTGTGTCTACTTCAGTTAAATGAAACGACAGTTGACTCCGTTACCCAGTATGCGCGTTTTGCTGTAAACGTTCATGGACAAGACCACAAAAGCTTCAATGCCACGAACG CAGATGGTGATACAGCGACCGATGGTTCAGAAGGAAAACTGGTGTTCATGAACGCGTTTATGATATCGGTTGTATCTTTGGTCGCTTGCTTCGGTCTTTTCCTCGGCTGTTTTATTTATAAAC GTTTAACACAGTCAGATGAGGTTATTCGTCCCAAGGGAAT GAGCTCAGATGTTGAAACGAACTTTCAACCATCCACACCAG GAAATGCCTCGGTTCAACATGAAATACGTGAACCACGTTACGCAAACAACCTTGCTTCAAATATAGACAGGTCATTTACACAG GTCGATAGAGAGGGTCAGCTTATCTACGCCGACATTGACATCGAGTTTCTTGAGCAAAACAGAACCACCCGGCCTCCGCCAGGCGACATCGACTATACCGTGTACACCAGTGTGCGCTTCACGAAAGGGAATGAACGTAACTGA
- the LOC127849871 gene encoding uncharacterized protein LOC127849871 — MSPGPPAYRMSALPSEISGPLTQHITNPASVRSLGTTVFSPAKSEIVLEFESETAGATDPRWVPLSPGGEMCAASPGSPALHAGVLLIVVSPAPMSTNAHIDTMETSKVVITPRQAGRRPSLSVSDIMSSAGQVSAVNFMTGVPEEGTRLTVDSVWNPAVAVGKSKTESFMRNTIDKRSLYAVRRENIASREMDFVSARPGERYGPPVTNIEHLVEKNYIIDSNLKNATPEKFPKVIMRRFHRVSDHDDGISYGMPRPPSRTVFQRVIDGIKREPSIVNIQQFPSLHEPVPCGSRDEFCEILGPSACRQCIENTNRAIGEQLQDMLFPMIDITTPKLIAPKLAHLLKTGHRYQVRKRRLQELGIEDAWTPTRNDKHVTKSACVKCRKPMKTAKIVVTSPSVVRMTSSRLYSNKPERF; from the exons ATGTCGCCGGGACCTCCAGCTTATAGGATGAGTGCTCTACCGAGTGAGATATCCGGGCCGCTTACACAGCATATCACCAATCCCGCTTCAGTTCGGTCCCTTGGTACAACTGTATTCTCCCCTGCCAAGTCGGAAATCGTCCTCGAATTCGAGTCAGA AACTGCAGGCGCAACGGACCCACGTTGGGTGCCATTGTCGCCGGGTGGTGAAAtgtgtgcagccagtccgggatcTCCCGCTCTACACGCGGGTGTTCTTCTTATAGTCGTATCCCCCGCTCCAATGTCAACAAATGCTCATATAG ACACTATGGAGACAAGTAAAGTCGTCATAACTCCACGACAGGCCGGACGTCGGCCGAGTCTGAGTGTGTCCGACATCATGTCGTCGGCCGGTCAGGTATCCGCGGTCAACTTTATGACGGGCGTACCGGAGGAAGGTACCAGACTGACCGTGGATTCCGTGTGGAATCCCGCCGTCGCCGTCGGCAAAAGCAAGACGGAGAGCTTCATGCGAAACACCATTGACAAAAG GTCGCTGTACGCCGTTCGTCGCGAGAATATCGCCAGCCGCGAGATGGACTTCGTGTCCGCCCGGCCCGGCGAGCGCTACGGGCCACCTGTGACCAACATCGAACACCTTGTGGAGAAGAACTACATCATCGACAGCAACCTCAAGAATGCAACCCCGGAGAAGTTCCCCAAGGTCATCATGCGGAGATTCCACCGGGTGTCAGACCACGACGATGGGATCTCCTATGGGATGCCGCGACCGCCGTCACGCACAGTCTTCCAGAGGGTCATCGACGGGATCAAACGCGAGCCGAGCATTGTCAACATCCAACAGTTCCCGTCGCTGCACGAACCGGTGCCGTGCGGAAGTCGTGATGAGTTCTGTGAGATTCTCGGACCCAGCGCCTGTCGGCAGTGTATCGAGAACACTAATCGTGCGATAGGTGAACAGCTGCAGGATATGCTGTTCCCGATGATAGACATCACGACGCCGAAACTGATCGCGCCGAAGTTGGCGCATCTGCTGAAGACAGGACACCGCTACCAGGTCCGGAAGCGGCGTCTGCAGGAACTGGGTATCGAGGACGCTTGGACGCCAACTAGAAACGATAAGCACGTGACGAAAAGCGCCTGCGTCAAGTGCCGGAAGCCGATGAAGACGGCGAAAATTGTCGTCACTTCTCCGTCGGTGGTTAGAATGACTAGCTCGAGACTGTATAGCAATAAACCGGAGAGGTTTTAG